From a single Shinella zoogloeoides genomic region:
- a CDS encoding recombinase family protein encodes MLIGYARVSTQDQNLELQREALSKAGCKKVFEDKVSGTRADRPGLAKTLEMLREGDTLVVWKLDRLGRSVKQLVDLVGDLHKHGVQFRSLTDSIDTGTPSGRFFFHVMASLAEMERELTVERTRAGLEVAKQLGRKGGRKPKMTDSKIESAKKLLASGVPPKDVAKNLGVSIPTLYRWVPASTHA; translated from the coding sequence ATGTTGATTGGCTATGCGCGCGTCTCGACGCAGGATCAGAACCTGGAGCTGCAACGCGAAGCCTTGAGCAAGGCCGGATGTAAAAAGGTCTTCGAGGACAAGGTGAGTGGCACGCGGGCAGACCGGCCTGGCTTGGCCAAGACGCTCGAAATGCTGCGCGAAGGCGATACTTTGGTCGTCTGGAAGCTCGACCGGCTGGGCCGGTCGGTCAAGCAACTGGTCGATCTGGTCGGCGATCTGCACAAGCACGGTGTCCAGTTCAGGAGCCTCACCGACTCCATCGACACCGGCACACCATCCGGGCGGTTCTTCTTCCACGTCATGGCGAGCCTTGCCGAAATGGAGCGCGAGCTGACCGTCGAGCGCACCCGCGCCGGGCTGGAAGTCGCCAAGCAGCTCGGCCGCAAAGGCGGCCGCAAGCCGAAGATGACCGACAGCAAGATCGAGTCGGCCAAGAAGCTGCTGGCCAGCGGGGTGCCGCCCAAGGACGTGGCCAAGAACCTCGGCGTGTCCATTCCGACGCTGTACCGCTGGGTGCCAGCCTCCACGCACGCTTAG
- a CDS encoding cupin domain-containing protein: MTVESRIFSVAEYVQPSEGEPIRSVVLETRDSIIVVWHVHPGQEIAAHIHPHGQDTWTVLSGMADYFQGNGIVRALREGEIAVARPGQVHGARNTGTEPFVFVSVVASANAGFVLAER, from the coding sequence ATGACTGTTGAATCGAGAATATTTTCTGTAGCCGAGTATGTTCAGCCGTCCGAAGGCGAGCCTATTCGTTCCGTTGTGCTTGAAACCCGAGACTCAATTATCGTGGTTTGGCATGTCCATCCCGGGCAGGAAATTGCGGCTCACATTCATCCTCACGGCCAAGACACGTGGACTGTTTTGTCGGGAATGGCTGATTACTTTCAGGGCAATGGGATTGTTCGTGCCCTCAGGGAAGGTGAGATAGCCGTGGCAAGACCGGGCCAAGTGCACGGGGCGCGAAATACAGGTACCGAGCCATTTGTGTTCGTCTCGGTTGTGGCATCAGCCAATGCCGGTTTCGTATTGGCTGAGCGATAG
- a CDS encoding HepT-like ribonuclease domain-containing protein has translation MSENRLPDYLDHIQQAATDARSFVEGMAKDDFLADKRTQQAVIMSLIVIGEAATKVMDGYVEFTQAHADVPWRSMRNMRNRMAHGYFDINLDVVWETVQEWLPALLQQLPAVRQDADDEDRNDKGMEP, from the coding sequence ATGAGCGAGAACCGCCTGCCCGATTACCTCGACCACATTCAGCAGGCCGCAACCGATGCGCGCAGCTTCGTGGAAGGGATGGCCAAGGACGACTTCTTGGCCGACAAGCGCACCCAGCAGGCCGTCATCATGAGCCTGATCGTCATCGGCGAGGCGGCCACAAAGGTGATGGATGGCTACGTCGAGTTCACCCAGGCGCATGCCGACGTGCCGTGGCGCAGCATGCGCAATATGCGTAATCGCATGGCTCACGGCTATTTCGACATCAACCTCGATGTGGTGTGGGAGACGGTACAGGAATGGCTGCCGGCGTTGCTCCAGCAATTGCCCGCCGTGCGTCAGGATGCCGACGATGAAGACCGTAACGACAAAGGCATGGAGCCATGA
- a CDS encoding nucleotidyltransferase family protein has translation MRPSVVLDMKRSAVREAVGRFRAANPRVFGSVLHGTDRDGSDLDLLVDALPGATLLDLGDLEEELKSLLGVDVDLLTPGDLPPKFRAKVLAEAQPI, from the coding sequence ATGCGACCGTCTGTTGTGCTTGACATGAAGCGAAGCGCAGTGCGTGAAGCGGTAGGCCGCTTTCGCGCCGCGAACCCGCGCGTCTTCGGCTCGGTGCTGCATGGCACCGACCGGGATGGCAGCGACCTCGACCTGTTGGTCGATGCGCTGCCCGGTGCCACGTTGTTGGACTTGGGCGATTTGGAAGAAGAACTGAAATCGCTGCTCGGCGTTGACGTCGATCTGCTGACTCCCGGCGACCTGCCGCCGAAGTTCCGGGCCAAGGTGCTCGCGGAGGCGCAACCGATATGA
- a CDS encoding Tn3 family transposase — MARRALLSEAWWQQATIIPDNEREIAKHYTLDRSDLDLIMRQNKAANRLGLACVLATLRYPGRPLADGEVLPAGVLRFLARQIGVDHHEIERYFERPQTRREHLALLFDRMQMRPFVPSDVRALTGWLTPAAQTLRQADVLADMVVEELRRRRILLPARPALEAIIHVAIRRGIRIAHRALAGGISEGQKLDLDKLLDPREGTSVTILAWARTPALSPAAVNLDRIAERIRFLRSLNLPTTLMDRIPAKVFDEFAAEGTRMSAQHLRDLNTERRHAVLAATVLHLSRHLTDCAIDMFKKLMGILTRRANNQAAARVTRSVREVQTPLKDVSKVCHAIIKAREKGEDMAKALDLVIQWPAFTTSVQAVDTLIAPDVIDGKIEMLQRYPTIRKLAPQFLSTLVFRGHAVAATLLRALSVVAGLYRTGKRTIPDKAPISFAPKGWMPLILKDGKIDRRAYELCLFSELKRRLDAGDVWVEGAKRFQSFESFLIPTPTFELMREEGPLPIAVDTDVETYLRQQRQLLNDGLADLSRLAAAGELDDVELTGAGFSVTPHKAMFPDIAKSLKLKVESRLPAIRITDLLLEVDARTEFSNAFTHLRSGRTADNKLALLTAILADGINLGLTRMADVSPGITMRQLAWAHDWHIREEGYTAAHAILVNAQRQLPLASLWGDGTTSSSDGQYFPAGGHAEAIGDLNGRYGPNPGAKFYRFTSDQYGAFYIIAMNANASEAIYVLDGLLYHGSDLAIETHYVDTGGVSDMSFALCHLVGFQIVPRLRGLKDRKLYLFPGDAPPENLAPLVGEHINVERIKANWNDILRLVTTIRSGQVRPSTVLAKLSAFPRQNGLALALRDLGRINRSIFLPQWWQNPEMRRNATVGLNKSESQNTLARALFFNRLGELRDRTFESQFYRASGLNLLINAIVYWNTLYLEPAFAELNRDGIPTPLDIIKHITPLGWQHISLTGDYIWTPKDGVDLRPLRRETSILAA, encoded by the coding sequence ATGGCGCGAAGAGCATTACTGAGCGAGGCATGGTGGCAACAGGCGACGATCATCCCGGATAACGAAAGGGAGATCGCCAAACATTATACGCTGGATCGATCGGATCTCGACCTGATCATGCGACAGAACAAGGCCGCGAACAGACTGGGCCTCGCCTGTGTTCTGGCCACGCTACGATACCCTGGCCGACCGCTTGCGGATGGCGAGGTCCTGCCGGCTGGCGTCTTACGATTTCTGGCGCGGCAGATCGGCGTCGATCACCATGAGATCGAACGTTATTTCGAGCGCCCACAGACGCGGCGCGAGCATCTGGCCCTGCTTTTCGACAGAATGCAGATGCGTCCGTTTGTGCCTTCGGACGTGCGGGCACTCACAGGCTGGCTGACACCTGCCGCACAAACCCTGCGCCAGGCCGATGTATTGGCGGATATGGTCGTGGAAGAACTGCGACGCAGGAGAATTCTCTTGCCAGCGCGGCCAGCGCTCGAAGCCATCATTCATGTGGCGATCAGGCGCGGCATTCGTATTGCTCATCGGGCCTTGGCCGGCGGGATCTCAGAAGGCCAAAAGCTCGATCTGGACAAGCTTCTCGATCCGCGTGAGGGGACAAGCGTGACCATTCTTGCCTGGGCGAGAACGCCGGCATTGTCGCCAGCCGCCGTCAACCTCGACAGAATTGCCGAGCGCATTCGCTTTCTCCGGTCTCTGAACCTGCCGACGACGTTGATGGATCGAATTCCGGCCAAGGTCTTTGACGAATTTGCTGCAGAGGGGACGCGAATGAGCGCGCAGCATCTGCGCGACCTTAACACCGAACGCCGACATGCTGTCCTGGCTGCAACAGTGCTCCACCTTTCCCGCCATCTCACCGATTGCGCGATCGACATGTTCAAGAAACTCATGGGCATCCTGACGCGGCGAGCCAATAACCAGGCGGCTGCTCGCGTCACCCGATCCGTTCGGGAAGTGCAGACGCCGTTGAAGGACGTTTCAAAAGTCTGCCATGCGATCATCAAGGCTAGAGAGAAGGGTGAGGACATGGCCAAAGCGCTTGATCTGGTCATCCAATGGCCAGCTTTTACAACCAGTGTCCAGGCGGTCGATACGCTGATCGCGCCGGATGTTATCGACGGTAAAATCGAAATGCTCCAGCGCTATCCGACGATCAGGAAACTGGCGCCACAGTTTCTCTCCACTCTCGTGTTCCGCGGTCACGCAGTGGCGGCGACCCTCTTGCGGGCGCTATCCGTGGTCGCGGGTCTATATCGTACGGGCAAAAGGACCATACCCGACAAGGCACCGATCTCCTTTGCGCCGAAGGGCTGGATGCCTCTCATACTCAAAGATGGAAAGATTGATCGCAGGGCTTATGAGCTTTGCCTGTTCAGCGAATTGAAGCGCCGGCTCGATGCGGGCGATGTCTGGGTGGAAGGAGCCAAACGCTTCCAGTCTTTCGAAAGCTTTCTCATTCCCACGCCGACATTCGAGCTGATGCGTGAGGAAGGACCGCTTCCAATCGCCGTTGATACCGATGTCGAGACGTATCTTCGCCAACAGCGCCAGCTGCTGAACGATGGACTGGCTGACCTCTCGCGTCTGGCCGCAGCCGGCGAGCTCGACGATGTAGAACTGACCGGGGCGGGGTTTAGCGTCACGCCGCACAAGGCTATGTTTCCGGACATCGCCAAGTCGCTGAAGCTAAAGGTGGAAAGCCGTCTGCCTGCGATCCGCATCACTGACCTTTTGCTCGAGGTTGACGCCCGAACGGAATTTTCGAACGCCTTTACCCATTTGCGCAGCGGTCGGACGGCCGACAACAAGCTTGCGCTCCTCACCGCCATCCTGGCGGACGGCATCAATCTCGGTCTCACGAGAATGGCGGACGTTTCCCCCGGCATTACGATGCGCCAACTCGCCTGGGCGCACGACTGGCATATTCGCGAGGAAGGTTACACGGCCGCGCACGCCATTCTCGTCAACGCCCAGAGGCAATTGCCTCTGGCAAGCTTGTGGGGCGATGGAACAACGTCATCCTCCGATGGCCAGTATTTTCCGGCGGGCGGACACGCCGAGGCGATCGGCGACCTCAACGGCCGCTATGGTCCCAACCCCGGCGCCAAATTCTACCGGTTCACCTCTGACCAGTACGGCGCTTTCTACATCATCGCCATGAATGCCAATGCGAGCGAAGCCATCTATGTCCTCGATGGACTGCTCTATCATGGCAGCGATCTCGCCATCGAAACCCACTATGTCGATACCGGCGGGGTAAGCGATATGAGCTTCGCCCTTTGCCATCTCGTTGGTTTCCAGATTGTGCCTCGGCTGCGCGGTCTCAAGGATCGCAAGCTCTATCTCTTCCCGGGCGACGCGCCTCCCGAAAACCTGGCGCCGCTCGTTGGCGAGCACATCAACGTCGAGCGGATCAAGGCAAACTGGAACGACATCCTGCGGCTGGTCACGACGATCCGTTCCGGGCAGGTTCGGCCTTCGACGGTGTTGGCAAAGCTGTCCGCATTCCCACGCCAGAACGGACTGGCGTTGGCGCTACGCGATCTCGGTCGCATCAATCGGTCCATCTTTCTGCCCCAGTGGTGGCAGAACCCCGAAATGCGCAGGAACGCGACGGTCGGCCTCAACAAGAGCGAATCCCAGAACACCTTGGCCCGCGCACTGTTCTTCAATCGCCTCGGAGAATTGCGCGACCGGACTTTCGAGAGCCAGTTCTACCGAGCATCTGGACTGAACCTGCTAATCAACGCCATCGTCTACTGGAACACACTCTATCTCGAACCGGCGTTCGCCGAGCTCAACCGAGATGGCATTCCCACGCCGCTTGACATCATCAAACACATTACCCCACTCGGCTGGCAGCACATCAGTCTCACCGGCGATTACATCTGGACCCCAAAAGACGGCGTTGATCTCAGGCCATTGCGGCGCGAAACATCTATCCTCGCAGCGTGA
- a CDS encoding recombinase family protein, translating into MTAIGYARVSTGDQDTALQLDALRKAGCERLFEDKASGMKTDRLGLAEAIRYVRDGDTLTVWKLDRLGRSMKHLIEIITELEAKGVGFRSITENIDTTTSGGRLVFHLFGALAQFERDLIRERTRAGLQAAEERGRRGGRQVVVTPDKLAKARQHLAAGLNVREAAARVKIGKTALYEALKAEKATTSTVKPT; encoded by the coding sequence ATGACCGCTATCGGCTATGCAAGGGTCTCCACCGGCGACCAGGACACCGCCCTGCAACTCGACGCTTTGCGCAAAGCAGGTTGTGAAAGGCTGTTCGAGGATAAGGCATCCGGCATGAAGACTGACCGACTCGGATTGGCGGAGGCGATCCGCTACGTTCGCGACGGCGACACGCTCACAGTCTGGAAGCTCGACCGCCTCGGCCGGTCGATGAAGCACCTCATCGAGATCATCACCGAACTGGAGGCCAAAGGCGTCGGCTTCCGATCCATCACCGAAAACATCGACACCACGACATCCGGCGGTCGCCTGGTCTTCCACCTGTTCGGCGCGCTGGCACAGTTCGAGCGCGATCTGATCCGGGAACGAACACGTGCCGGTCTGCAAGCCGCAGAGGAACGCGGCCGACGCGGTGGCCGACAAGTCGTCGTAACCCCGGACAAACTTGCCAAAGCCCGCCAGCATCTGGCGGCCGGTTTGAACGTCCGGGAAGCCGCGGCCCGCGTGAAAATCGGGAAAACCGCCCTCTACGAAGCTCTCAAGGCCGAAAAAGCAACGACATCCACGGTCAAACCAACCTGA
- a CDS encoding BID domain-containing protein — MLGTVEHVEAGRIVAQLDGRGGESVSVPMGDYQAIDHGYATTIHKNQGATVDRSYVMASGTMDRHLTYVAMTRHRDGVQLYAAQDEFTNAGQTLAAGRLVEHGAAPYEHRQGNSQSYFVTLENDKGERRTLWGVDLERAMKEAGPEIGEKIGLQHEGSTPVTLPDGTQTHRNTWKVQDAGELAYDQLERRLSRSGVKETTLDYTNDFAERRGIAEQMGVRSEIEIPAERIEDRAPRSTQKVGADLAQDLRADSRADLAGDRQHQAEGRQGEKERYRRISWSEVIAPAGGGAGGPQQGREAQGLEPVEAGRPAPLVPAITRHDRSIEDVAREKALPTFDAQWKTAESMIRGAFHDPGEVAGRLRSGIIDQNGDGKVMAKAIAAQPERFGDVRGKSGLFGDNKERKQALSYVGAVARHVESVAETWQRRLGEERASEQWQREKRDVVEVPGLTARSAEIIAQVDKVPMAERNGWIDQIRSTPEGAVALEEARKIGKALEARFGRSDPRDFGPQLERNPELAKKAEQIKDIARVVERTRMAELSRDHTLKQQLTRSQGLGLSR, encoded by the coding sequence ATGCTTGGCACCGTCGAGCATGTCGAGGCCGGCCGGATCGTCGCGCAGCTCGACGGCCGGGGCGGCGAGAGCGTCAGCGTGCCGATGGGCGATTATCAGGCGATCGACCACGGCTATGCGACGACGATTCACAAAAATCAGGGGGCGACGGTCGATCGTTCCTATGTGATGGCGTCGGGGACGATGGATCGGCATCTAACCTATGTCGCCATGACCCGGCATCGCGACGGCGTGCAGCTCTATGCGGCGCAGGACGAGTTCACCAATGCCGGCCAAACGTTGGCTGCGGGCCGCCTGGTTGAGCATGGGGCTGCGCCGTATGAGCACAGGCAAGGGAACAGCCAGAGCTATTTCGTGACGCTGGAAAACGACAAGGGCGAGCGCCGCACCCTATGGGGCGTCGATCTTGAGCGCGCCATGAAGGAGGCCGGGCCGGAGATTGGGGAGAAGATCGGCCTTCAACACGAGGGTTCCACGCCCGTCACCTTGCCGGATGGCACGCAGACGCACCGCAACACATGGAAGGTTCAGGACGCCGGCGAGCTGGCCTATGACCAGCTAGAGCGCCGCCTGTCCCGGTCGGGCGTGAAGGAAACCACCCTCGACTATACAAACGACTTTGCCGAACGGCGCGGGATTGCCGAGCAAATGGGCGTTCGCAGCGAGATCGAGATTCCGGCCGAGCGCATCGAGGACCGCGCGCCGAGATCCACGCAAAAAGTCGGCGCAGATCTCGCGCAGGATCTTCGTGCAGATTCTCGCGCGGATCTCGCTGGCGATCGACAGCATCAGGCCGAAGGCCGGCAAGGGGAGAAGGAGAGGTATCGCCGCATAAGCTGGTCCGAGGTTATAGCGCCGGCTGGCGGCGGCGCTGGCGGCCCGCAGCAGGGCAGAGAGGCGCAGGGGCTTGAGCCGGTCGAGGCCGGCAGGCCCGCGCCTCTGGTGCCGGCTATCACCCGCCATGATCGCAGCATTGAGGACGTTGCCCGCGAAAAGGCGTTGCCGACATTTGATGCCCAGTGGAAGACGGCGGAATCCATGATCCGGGGCGCATTTCACGATCCCGGTGAGGTGGCGGGCCGGTTGCGTTCCGGGATCATCGACCAGAACGGCGACGGTAAGGTGATGGCGAAAGCCATTGCCGCGCAGCCGGAGCGCTTCGGAGACGTGCGCGGCAAGTCCGGCCTGTTTGGTGACAACAAGGAGCGCAAACAGGCGTTGAGCTATGTCGGCGCGGTCGCGCGGCATGTCGAATCGGTGGCCGAGACTTGGCAGCGCCGTCTAGGCGAGGAACGAGCCTCCGAACAGTGGCAGCGCGAAAAGCGCGATGTGGTCGAGGTTCCGGGCCTCACGGCGCGCAGCGCCGAAATCATCGCCCAGGTGGACAAAGTGCCGATGGCGGAGCGCAATGGCTGGATTGATCAGATTCGATCGACGCCGGAGGGCGCGGTTGCCCTCGAGGAAGCGCGGAAGATCGGCAAGGCGCTCGAGGCGCGGTTCGGCCGTTCCGATCCTCGAGACTTCGGCCCGCAGCTCGAGCGTAATCCCGAACTGGCGAAGAAGGCCGAGCAGATCAAGGATATTGCTCGTGTCGTGGAGCGCACGCGAATGGCGGAACTGTCCCGCGACCATACGCTAAAGCAGCAACTCACGCGGTCCCAGGGCTTGGGGTTGAGCCGATAA